The sequence below is a genomic window from Anopheles cruzii chromosome 3, idAnoCruzAS_RS32_06, whole genome shotgun sequence.
GACAGCATTAGCATCAACTCCGTCGAAGCTACCGATAGCCTCGAACGTCTGACAGCGGCGGCCGAACGCTGCGCAAAAGATGTGCAGATCGTGTTCGAGACGATCGGTCGAACGATCGAAACGTACAACGAGTCGGTCGATCTGCTGTGGAGCTGGAAAGTGACTCACGAGATTGTAAATGGTTGCGTCGAGGTAAGTGCAATGCCAGTTAGTTTCTACATCTACAAGCCACTCTTACGCGATGCCATATTTCCCGTTGCTACAGATTCTCTCACTCATGGTGTTTACACTGGCTGCCTGCCATGAGTACGCGCAATCGACAGCAACTCAGAGCTCGACGGGCGGCACCAAGAAAGCCAAGAAACAAACGACTGACAGCTGCACCAAAAGTGCCACCAATAATTCCACCGCCAACACTGCCTCCTCCACTGTGCGCGCTCGTAGTATCGTGCCCGAAAAAGAACGCCTCCCACTCGTGACGCTGGTGTTACGTGAACTTAAGCAGAAGATCAACGAAACGGATACATTGCTCGGTATTGGTAGAAAGCATCGGCCAAGAAGTTGGCCGGTTTTtatcttccttttttatttctcttttcATTGCACAGCCTCCTGGAAGGTGCCGGTCATCAACGAAGCGTTGAGCGATGCGATGGAACGCTTGTCGCTGCAGGAAGGATCCGTTAGCGCCAAGATCACTTCCAGTATGAGCAGTGAAGTGCGAGAACTGCGTCGATTGCTGAAGGATAAGCTAAAGATGATCAACAAATCGATCTAGTAACCGTACTCAGTCCGATTTTTCGCATCACCACCGTTTCGTCAACCCCACCAATCATTGCGGTAAGTCGCCGTACGCACGGCGACTCGACTTTCCCTCAGTGCACCTCTTCGTCGTGTTGCCCGCGTGCACCCTCTGTTACGTTCTTCTAAGGAAAAAAAGCTTTTGCCCGCAGAAGGCTGTTACCCTGTCTTTCTCACGTGGCCAATCTAATTATCTTGAACCACACTTTGCATTCTGCAAACCACAAATGTTCGTGGTGCTCTCACCAGAATCGCCCAATTGCCTACTTGATTAGTTGTTTTGTTACATAAGTTTTCCCAGACACAGTGTACAGCGTTCTTCGAACAGAACGCACCAAATAAAGATGATCCACTAAGGGGGCCTAAATGAATGAtgaatcaaattaaaaaagggCATTATGGTTACATTACGAAACAAATTTCAGTTCATAAAATATAAGTATATTTTTGACATGTGTCTAAAACGTACTCTGCCACAAGGGtattattttacaaaacatATCGGTAGGTTACTATGAAAGATGCATGGCAAACGCTTCCGGGAATACGATTAAGATAACGGTTGGTTTTGCTGCTCCTGAAGTAAATTGTGGAACAGGGAGCTCGTTTGTTTGGCAAGTTCTCTCGGTATGCCGTACTCGGCCACGGTGCCATCCTGCATGACTAAAACCGCGTCGGTATCGAGGATACTGTGCAGTCGGTGGGCTACAACGATTACCGTACGACCGCGGAAGGCGTTCTTGAGAACCAATTGGATAGCGGAATCGGACTCAGAGTCGAGATTGGCCGTTCCTTCATCGATAAGCACGATTTTAGACTTTTTCAGCAACGCACGAGTAAGACACAGTAGCTGTTTTTGGCCAGCCGAAAGGTTAGTGCCGTTGCCTTCCAGTTTTGCGTACAGTCCGCCGAGCGATTGAACAATCGGACTGGCCAAACAGCAGGTGATTGCTTCCCAGATTTCCAAATCGATGTGCACGGAACGTGGGTCTAGATTCTCCCGTATCGTTCCGGTGAATAGAAACGGATCCTGGGAGATGAGCGCCACTCGACTGCGCAAAACGTCCAATGGCAGCGTGTCGATGTTCACAAAATCTATCGTGATGGTGCCCTTATGTAGCGGTGCCACGCGCAATAGTGCTGCCAGTACGGATGTCTTCCCGGATCCGGTTCGCCCAACGATGCTCAGCCTTTCGCAGGGCTTGACGTCGATGTTGATGGACCGGATAGCACACGGTAAATGTACGCGGTAGGACATGGTAACGTTCTCGAACACGACTACTCCCTGCGAGGGCCATCCGAACGGTGGATCGGCCGAACCATCCGCATTGACTTCCGGTTCGAGCTGACAGTACTGGTGAATGCGTTCCACGGCAACGAATTCCTGCTCGGTTTCCGCTACCGCATTCAACAGTCCCGACAGCAGGCCAGTAATGGAGAGGGCATACGAAATGGCCAGCCCCACCAGTTCGGGCGCGGTCATGTGGGCTGAAGTGATCGCTGCCAACAGTCCGGATCCGCCAACCAGAAACGCACCAAGCAGCTGCAACCGCAACCCTAGCCACTGCTGTGCGGCTGCCGCGGACAGTTGTGCCTTAATGCTTTCGCTGAGCTTGAAAAGAAAGTCTCGCTGAAAACGTGGCTCGCCGCGGAAGGCCCGTATGGTGGCAAGCCCCTGAAGGGTCTCCGTGAAGTGGGCATACAGCGGCGAAAGGGCATTGCTTGAAAGCCGTTTGATGTCGCGCGAAGCGTGGCGATATTTGGTTTGAAGCGTGAGGTAGATCGGCACAAGCGGAATGATAAGCAAAGCCAGCCAGGGCATGGCATACAGGCTGATGAACAGTGCACCCATGAGCCCGAAAAACTGTGCCAACAGAATGTTCAATATGAAGGGCAGGGTGTCGTCGACGGTGTAAACATCTGACGAAAATCGATTCAGAATCCTGCCGAGAGGAACCACATCGAAGAACTGCAGTTTCGTCTGAAATGAAGTAAGTGGGTCGTGGGTTATTCTTCTTTAAACTTACAAAGCTCAATTATGTGTCAGTTACTTACGTAAATCACACTGTTCAACAAGCGATCATGTATGCACTTGGCCGCTTTCAGTCCAGCTACAGCGAACAAAAAAGCTCGCAAAAGTGTGAATAAAGAGTTGCCTAGCGCCAACCCTGCATATATTCCGAGATAGAAGAAGGTGCCATTACCGGATTCTTGTGCAATGTCGGTCACATATGCAAGCAGTAAAACTGTATGATTTTCGGGAGTTACCGGTCGCGGCACTCCTGGATTGGACATTCCTACCCAGTACGCTAGCCACGCATCGGTAAGATTGCGCGACACTTGCATCAGTAAAATGGCCATTAACACCCAAAAACCAAGCGATCGTCCTGCAGCCTGCCAGTAGGATCCGATAACGTGGTGGTCGATTTGACCGTACTCGCGTGTTTCTTCCTCGAGGGCGTTGACAGTGGTGCTACGCCGATCATCCATCGAACCGCGTGGGCTGCCTCTATTGACCACCGATGGCCCATCCAGTGTTTCATCGTCGTAATCATCAAAATCGCTCAGCAACGAATCCATGTTCGCTGTATCGCTCTGCCGTATCTCGCCAGCTTGCACGTGAAGAATTTGCGTGGCCCTTGCCAGAACCATCGGGTGCGTGGTGACCACGATGCGCGTGCTGTCCTTCAGCAGGCCAAAAATGCAATACCGTATAATGTGTTTGGCAACATGTGCATCCAGCGAAGCGAGTACATCGTCCAGTAGGTAGATCGCCTTCTGCTGGTACACGGCCCGGGCCAGCGCAACGCGAGCTTTCTGCCCTCCGGATAGGCTGCGGCCTTGCTCGCCAACACTCGTACCATCGCCGCCCAGTGCCTCCAAATCGTGCTGCAGGGCGCACGCATGGATGACCCCTTTGTAGCGGACGTCGTCGTAGCTTTCACCCCATATAATGTTGTCCCTAATGGTGCCCTGCTGTAACCACGGGCTCTGCGCCACGTAACCGAAACCTTCAAATCGAGCATCTGCTACCGAAACGGCGCCCTTCGTGCAACGAAAGTTTCCCAGCAGGACCTGCAACAGAGACGACTTTCCGCCACCCACCGGACCCTGCAGGCAAATCAGTTCTCCCTGCCGCACTTTGATGTTGAGATCGTGGAACGCGAAATCGACGATATCTTCCTGCACCGTGTTAAGCTCGGTGCGGCTGCGCTTAGTTTCGTGCTCAAAACTAGAGTCTGTGATGGCCACTACAACGGGCCGTTGCGAGGTTTGCGAAAATGGCAGGTCATCGGACTGAGCCGTTAGCGGCCTGTAGTATTCCTCCAGGTTGGTATTCGGTAGTTCGACGAGCGATTGGACGCGCTTTAGCGATACCCACGCTTCGGTGAGTCCATTCAGTACCCACGGGAAGGCATTTAGTGGCCCAATGAGCATATTAAGCAGCGCGACACTGGTGTACGTTGTGGCTGCTGTCAGTGGTTGCCCCAGCACCAATATGTAAGCCCCGAAAGTGAGTAGCGACACGAGGACCGGTGTCGTGGCCCAGAAGTACACACACAGCGCATCGAGGTACTTGCGCTTTGAAAGAAAGCTCATCTCAGTTTTCCGAAGCTCCTGGATCCTCTGGATGAAAACGTCTTCCCAGGCGTTCAGCTTGATTTCCTTGGCACCGCAAATGCTTTCGGAAGTGATCGTTATCCGGGCATCCTTTGCTCCCATCAGCCCTTCCGACAGTGTCGCTATTGTTTGCGCAATCTTGCGATTAATGGGAATGAGCagcaatgcaaacaataaTCCAGCGGCGAAGGCCACACCAAGCTGCGTGTACAGTAGATACAGCGTGGTGAACAGTTGAAACGGAATGCTCCAGAACGAGTGGAAACTGACGCACGAATTCACGATCCGGTCCGTGTCGGTCGACATAAGGTTCAGTATCTCCGAGCGCACATTTAGTACTCGCTTGGCGGTAAGCGATTTGCGATAGATGGCCGTTACGATCGACATACGCATCTTGCTACTGATCAGCGTCATCCGCCAGTTGAAGTGCACGCCAGCGAAGCAACTGATCATCGTGGAACAGAGTAATCCCAGTGCGTAATAGTAGGCCTTGAAATCTGTCGGTTGACCCAGGCCCGGTTCATCCGGAACAGGTGGGGATGGGTCCGTAACGTTGGGCTGATTTTCGGAGCGCAGCAGACCACCCAGAAGAATGGGCCCGGCAAATCCGGCGAGATCGGCCACCAGGCGTAGAAGTCCAATCAGATAAAATTCCCAACCGAAACAGCGATGCAGGGACTTGAAAAGCGAAGCCGTGTCATCTAGAGCCACCTGTAGTTTACGGACAATGCGCTGCAGATTGAGAGATTCGGGTAAATCGAAAAGATCGTCGTTCGTGCGCAGTTTTCCGCTGGCCCCCTTGGCAATCAACGGTCGGACCCAGTTGAAAACGAATCGCGACAGAAAGTTGGCCTCATCTTCTATCGGCCCCAGTGGGGTCTCTTCGATGTCCTCAAACAGACGTGTATACGACTGGGAAAGCAGAGCCTGTCGTTCGTTTTCGCTCCGCCGTGGTGCGCGGGGGTGAAAGGCACTTCCGGGAGCAACTAGCGTTCCGCCGTAGCAAAGGTATAGCACAAAGTGCGCCACGTACCACAACCAATAGTCGCTGGACAGATTGGTATGCAACCATATACCGCACAGGGCCAACAGCAATGTCCACAGTACGATCACCGTCAGCGGGCCGCGATGACTGACTAATCCGTGGCGAACCGATGAAACCAGCAAACAGCAATGGATCGATCCGGCGAGTAGCTGCACGCAAGCAATTAGAATGTCAATCGGATAGATCCGCTGGTGGAGGCGAAAGATGTACAGCACTTTTATCGCCGGCAGGATGGCAATACCTAGGGTGGCGAATATTCGCCACCTCAGCGCTCTGAGCTGCGTTTCGTTGCGAGTAACCCTTCGCCAGTGTGTCCCGTAGTAGTAGGAAGAGTACACAGCGAACAGCACCAGAACAGGTAACTGTAGGGCAAGTTCCTGGAAGCACGGTGCTAGATCGGTGCCTGTTTGAACCCACGGTCGCAAACCGGTAGGGCACACGTTGGTCCAGAATTGCTCCAGGTTCATTTTGCAGCAAGTTACCCGGCTAGCACGGTGTGGTTTAATTTGTTGATATGGGTGTCTTGCTTTTCAGCTCATTCGTGTACAGTTGACGGTCGGCCGGCAGATATCTGTGAAGAACGAAGCAGGCTGTTAGTGAATTTAGCAAAGTGCGGTCCCTGCGTATGACTCAACCAAAACATCACTGATTCATCACAGCCGGCTAAAGCTTCCAACTTCTTGGAGTCGTTCAACTAAGAAGACGTCCGGTATGTTTCATTGTTTGTAAGCACAGAACTCTTTGAACACCTGTTCATCAAACGCACACTTAAAAAGTATTGATAAAAGGCGATACGTTAGTTTTTAGAACGTGATGACGATGTATcacaaaacaaattcaacTAATCCACGCAAATCGAGAACTGTCGGAGCCCAATTTTGACATCCTAAAGACACtcagttttcaaaacaaacttCCACTCATTCAAAGTAGGCCGTATAGCAATCTtgattattttgaaatttaagcaaaaacggaaaatgatAAATAGTAAACTATTAGCCAAATAAACCGCCAGAAACAAAAGTTCGGTAAAAAAACTGATTCCATTTCGGCTTTATTTAACAGATAAAATAGACAACAATCTAAACTAATAGCTTTATTTTCAAGCGAACAGACAGCGACAATAACTTCTTTTAAgccggctacaaccgccgaacGGTCTTGCGTACTTGGATCCAGCGACAATAACACTTATCGTAAAGAAGTTGAAGCACTTGCTTATGGTATTGGTACTTATTATTATGCTATTTTCCATGCGAAACTACCAATTAAAATTCGCTCTTGTTGATTTgttgaacaaaaacaatggtAAATAAATAGAATGCCATATTTCTTAACAGTTAACAGTTCGTTTCAACGGTGCAGTATCTCAGCTCTGCGCAGTACATCAGATCCTTCGGGCAGGCCACTTTAACTTTGATAAACTTCTTCGAACTTTTACGATGGCAGACGTAGTAATTGCTTTTGTTCTTCGGATCCGGCACTCGACCTTCCAAGCGGCAACGTGCGATcttggccgccgtcggttgggCTCGCCTTTTCCCCGGCTTGGCAGTTGTTGTGGTCGATTTGTTCAGGTTCTTGGTGGAGATTCTTCTTTTGGTGGTAGTTGATTTTCGACGAACCTTTACAGCGGGACTGGGTGCGCTACTAGTACCGCCCACCGAGTTGGCCACCGCTTCGATCGTTATGCTATCGGATGAGCTCGTTATTTGGGGTGGTGGCACGTTGTTGCGAGTTGCTAGCTTGTTCGCTTCCTGTCTCATGAGTTCAACATATCTTTGTGCCGTTAGTATATCGTTCCTTTGCACTAGATTAGCGTTCTGGGCGGAACCTTTATTCCACAGCAGAGGGCGCGTTGTGGTTGGAATGGGTGCTAACTTCGCTTTACATGCTGCGTACGATCCGATGTCGCACATCCGGGAGTCCTTATTGAAGGCCGTGAACGATGGGCAAGTAAATGACTGAAGGGCCCCGTTGCGCGAATTGCACACGTAGTACTTAAAACAATCGGTCACATTCGGCTGCCGGTTGCCTACCGCGCAAGTTACCACGGAAATTCGCACATCTTCCGGGTTTGCGTTGAGCAGCGGCATAATGCTGGCTTTGTACGGATTGGAAGCGAACAGGCCTGGATCAGCTAGTGTGAATAGTTTGTGGTTCaacgtttcattttcttcactACCCGATGCCTCTTGATTGCTCTGTTCAGATTCATTAGAATTTTCCGTCGACGCCAACAATTCGCTCGTGTTGGCCAGCTCCGAATCAGAACCGGTAGAGGTCGAGTCGTCCAGCTCACCATTATTCTCCTCTAATTCAGGCAACTCATTATGGTGGAAGGTATTGCCGAAAGAACTGTAATTGTGGATCGTTGCGTGGATATCGGTTGAAGACGGTTCACCGTTCTTGTGGTTCGATGTATTGCGGGCAGCCGTGTGATCGTTCCAGGTTCCAGACACATACGGAGACGGAGCGCCCGGATACACCGACAAGTGTTCTGCCAACGTAGCCAACGCTGGGCCCAGTAACGAATTATGCGCGGGAGTCGGATAATTAGATGGCTCCAACTGGTACGCATCCTTGGCCAGATACTTGTTCCCGTATGCATCGAACAGTACCGTTTCATATCCATCGTGTGCCAGCTTGTGGAGCGAATGGTTCCTCAGGTTGTTCACAACCGAAGTGTGAGCCATACTGTAGGGATCGATAATGCTTAAACCGATCGGTTTTGCACCGAAGGTCGCAGATGTTGACTCCATTTTCATTGGCCCAGTGGCGGGGTCCACGTTGCTACTAGAAATTGGTATAAAAATAGGGTTGTAGCTTTGCTGGCCCTTAGTTTTGGTGTCCGCAGTCGAAGGCTTGCGGCCGGCAATTATTTGTTGTGAAATTTGCAGAATACTCTTAATGATTTGCTCCGACATGAAGGGAGCCTTCGGGACCTGCTCGCTTTCTTCACCGTTGGCAGCATACTGTCCACCGGCGGCAAATTTTGGCAAGACGGCAGGTTTATGAATCAAGGGAACACTAACCCCTGCTCTTCGGATGCCCTCATCCAGTGGTTTTTTGTGGGCCGCAATTCGGTTaagctgatgctgctgtttgATGATCTGCGAGAGATGGTCAGGATGGATTTTTCCATCCGGTGGCAAGGGCAGTTTCGCTTTCACACCCTGGCGCATTCCGGACCACCCTTCGTTAACCTGATTAGACCCACGCTACGAATGAGAAGCAGTGTAGGTATACGATTAATCCGCAGCCTTTTCTTGTTAGTAAGCTTTACGGCCCTCCGTGTGCAGTAGCAACATATCAAGGGCAAAACATCTCACCTTAAAGGCACCGTTATCTGATTCGTCTGCGAATAACTCTGTCATGTCATCGCCGCTCGCCTCTAGCTCGTCTCCTGTTCCGAGCGGATCAATCaacgacgaagatgacgacggGGGTCTTCTGAGGCTGGTTCGATTGTTTAACTTCTCGTCCATTAAAATGTAGATACCCTGCTGATCACCTCCGATGATGTTAGGCAGCTGATAGTGATTCTGATCCTCCGGTCTAGGTCGGACAGCTTTTGGGCTTGAATTTCCGTCAGCGGATGGAATGAACGATGGATATCGGAAACTGTCGATGCCATACACGTTTTCTTCGCTATCTTTTCGCTGCTCTTTTCCCGCCGATATGTTGCATTCCCAGTCGTTGTCTATAACGGAGTaggaagcgagagagagagtagagaCGGACAGGCCAATTAATGAACGAATGtatcaattttttgtttggcaatCCGATGCTGTAAAAGGTGCGAATACCCTTAGAAGTCAATACGTGAATAATCAAATTATTAAGAAAGCATCTTCGTGTTCTTCCCATCCATTTATGACCCTCGAAAGAACGCTGAGGTCAACGTTGTTTTCGAGCTTTGGCTTTGGTGCATGAAAAAACCGCCGAGTTTACCGTTAGATAACGGTTCAAAGTTTAAAACTGCCCagaaatgtttaaattttagtgttttaatGCCGTTTCTTTAAAACTAGTTACTTTTTGAGAAATTTGGCAGTAATACTTGGCATTAGTGAGCATTTGCCAGTTACAGCTCAAATTcgaataattattaattaaccAACTCTATTTAAACTCTGTATGTCGTTTGCAGGTCCGCGTGTTTCTCTGTGAACGTTTACTTCACTCTCTTGATAAAAATGCCGCTGGACCCGTGTAACGGAAGAAATAATTGTTTCAAAACTCACCGGGGACTACGCAAGTTCCTACACCGTGCTCGTATACCAATCCGCTCGGACACTGCGTAATTATCCAGACGTAGGTTTTCGATGGTAGCAGCGCACAACGATAGTACCAATCAC
It includes:
- the LOC128275444 gene encoding ATP-binding cassette sub-family C member 10 yields the protein MNLEQFWTNVCPTGLRPWVQTGTDLAPCFQELALQLPVLVLFAVYSSYYYGTHWRRVTRNETQLRALRWRIFATLGIAILPAIKVLYIFRLHQRIYPIDILIACVQLLAGSIHCCLLVSSVRHGLVSHRGPLTVIVLWTLLLALCGIWLHTNLSSDYWLWYVAHFVLYLCYGGTLVAPGSAFHPRAPRRSENERQALLSQSYTRLFEDIEETPLGPIEDEANFLSRFVFNWVRPLIAKGASGKLRTNDDLFDLPESLNLQRIVRKLQVALDDTASLFKSLHRCFGWEFYLIGLLRLVADLAGFAGPILLGGLLRSENQPNVTDPSPPVPDEPGLGQPTDFKAYYYALGLLCSTMISCFAGVHFNWRMTLISSKMRMSIVTAIYRKSLTAKRVLNVRSEILNLMSTDTDRIVNSCVSFHSFWSIPFQLFTTLYLLYTQLGVAFAAGLLFALLLIPINRKIAQTIATLSEGLMGAKDARITITSESICGAKEIKLNAWEDVFIQRIQELRKTEMSFLSKRKYLDALCVYFWATTPVLVSLLTFGAYILVLGQPLTAATTYTSVALLNMLIGPLNAFPWVLNGLTEAWVSLKRVQSLVELPNTNLEEYYRPLTAQSDDLPFSQTSQRPVVVAITDSSFEHETKRSRTELNTVQEDIVDFAFHDLNIKVRQGELICLQGPVGGGKSSLLQVLLGNFRCTKGAVSVADARFEGFGYVAQSPWLQQGTIRDNIIWGESYDDVRYKGVIHACALQHDLEALGGDGTSVGEQGRSLSGGQKARVALARAVYQQKAIYLLDDVLASLDAHVAKHIIRYCIFGLLKDSTRIVVTTHPMVLARATQILHVQAGEIRQSDTANMDSLLSDFDDYDDETLDGPSVVNRGSPRGSMDDRRSTTVNALEEETREYGQIDHHVIGSYWQAAGRSLGFWVLMAILLMQVSRNLTDAWLAYWVGMSNPGVPRPVTPENHTVLLLAYVTDIAQESGNGTFFYLGIYAGLALGNSLFTLLRAFLFAVAGLKAAKCIHDRLLNSVIYTKLQFFDVVPLGRILNRFSSDVYTVDDTLPFILNILLAQFFGLMGALFISLYAMPWLALLIIPLVPIYLTLQTKYRHASRDIKRLSSNALSPLYAHFTETLQGLATIRAFRGEPRFQRDFLFKLSESIKAQLSAAAAQQWLGLRLQLLGAFLVGGSGLLAAITSAHMTAPELVGLAISYALSITGLLSGLLNAVAETEQEFVAVERIHQYCQLEPEVNADGSADPPFGWPSQGVVVFENVTMSYRVHLPCAIRSINIDVKPCERLSIVGRTGSGKTSVLAALLRVAPLHKGTITIDFVNIDTLPLDVLRSRVALISQDPFLFTGTIRENLDPRSVHIDLEIWEAITCCLASPIVQSLGGLYAKLEGNGTNLSAGQKQLLCLTRALLKKSKIVLIDEGTANLDSESDSAIQLVLKNAFRGRTVIVVAHRLHSILDTDAVLVMQDGTVAEYGIPRELAKQTSSLFHNLLQEQQNQPLS